GGTTACGACCgcagcaccatcaccacccgccttgagcagcgccacacccGTCAGCTTCTCCAGCAAATCATTGGGCTGaacgagctgcgccagcaacTGCGCTCGGAGACGGACaaggaggcgaagctgcgGGGCTGGCAACGAGTGTTTCGGCTGACTCTCATCAGCattgccgccaccacctACACGCACAGCCTCACTATATCGCTACTCTCGATTAAGAACATGGTTCGAGTGCTTGTCTTCCTGCTGAGTCGCCGCGAGAGCGCGGCGCTGTCCAAGAGTCGCAGCGGTCCCATCTCGACTCTTAGGGCGTGGTGGAcgggagggcggcgcgcctgCCTCACGGGTATCATGATGGAGTCGATGATGGCGAAGATGGCTGAGCAGGTGAGTCAGCAGGCGTCGCCGTTTGTGAACGCGGaactggaggaggaggtgatgacTGAGGAGGTTCGGCAGCTgcccgtgccgccgccgccgctcgacGGCCGCACCGCGtttgcgcaggcgcagcaacagcaggaGAGtctggaggcggcgcacggGGAGAGTCTGAGTCAGGTGGAACAGGCTTTCTCGGTGCGCGCGGTGctcgaggtggcggtgccgcgtaTTGTagtgtgcgctgcagctgcggtggaTAGCGCCATTgcggcgcggccggcgcACCTCttcagcgtcagcggcaTTGTCCACTCGGCCGACCTGTGCAGCCTGTTGCGTGACATTGCCCTCGGGATGGAgcggcgcgcatgcgtcTCCGAGTGGGTGCGGCGACCTCATCCCTCTCTAGTGCCAATGTCCCGCGCGCGCAGTGGGGCGAGCACCTCCCCATTGGCTTCAGTGCCGAAGCACCTGGAGACGAGCAAGGGCCGCTTGCAGccggacgaggacgaggagctgctcgacGAGCCAGATCAGTCTGCAACGTCCTCGGAGGACATCATTGAGTTTCCTCACGGGTCTACCACACTGCTACGCCCCGACGGTCGCCcagtgcgccgccgcgctggcgacCGTAGTGAGGACAAAATTATCGGTGGGCTGCTTGACCGTCGCCTCgccgctgaggaggaggcgctgcaagAGGAGGCGATACGCCGTGATCATTTGCTGAAGAGACAGATGGCGGGCTTCTTCACAGAACTGTCGCACAGCGCGAGCTTTGGCGAGCTGTGTATTACGTACGCCgcagagctgctggcggcgcagttCAAGGAGGCTTGCGACATCAAACGTGTCAAGACCTATGACGCGGCGACGGACACGGCGAAGATGGCGATGGTGATCGCCGCCCTCGACAGCTGCCGGCTGGCAGCACTGGAGGAGGAATGCGAGGTAAAATCGTACATGCGGCTCTTCTGCGAGGAAACCATCCGCTCCACATGCGCGCGGTAACgcaagctgctgcaccgcccgGTTCGTTCTTTTCTGTACGTGAGCCTCCGGGTTTGTGCATGTTTATGCGTATGTATGGCTTGTGTGTAGACTGCCCATAAATGCAGCTTAGAGGTGGTGCCGTGCACCTCTCTGTAGCATTCGCTACGGTATCCCACCATAAATACTTGTCTAAGGTTGCACGGACACTTGCCAGAGGGCGGaaggaacgaaaaaaaaaagttgACGAGGCACAACGACACTTGGAGGCAGCAACGAGTGCCTACACCCTCTCGCCAGCccctccaaaaaaaaacccACGAACTCTTTCCTGCGGCGCTCTGCGCTCCTCACCGCCTCATGAAGCTCCCCGCTTCAAGATGAGGGAGAAAAGTATAATGATGGTTGCTCTTTCCTCCTTCTCGTGCCTCACACGTATACGCCTAGATATAATGTGTTCTCTTCGTACGCGCCGTGCCAGACGCATCGAACACCGTTCATGGTGGGCGGTGGCATGAGGAGGTGTGACGAGTATGGCCGCCTCTCGACGCTGTCTATGCTTGTTATTTCCTCCCTTTGCCTGCTCGGACCTCTCCCTCACGCGCAtctccttcttttctctgcCCGCCCGCGTACAACGCGCCCGCACCTTTGTGCCCGATTTCACGCTTTACTCCCTGATTGCGCGACTGAGGGCACGTAGTGCCTTGCGAAAGCAAATTgacttcacacacacacacacacacacgcacacatgtgtgtgtgcgggcgaAGCGGGTTGTTGGCACAGTCCTTTGCACACGCTCGCGACAAGCAGTCATCTATGTAAACACAAGCGCACGGCCCGCACCCTTCACAATTACCGCGATATACACGCGCATCTGCTTTCTTTACGTACGTTCAAGAGCAACAGCGCCGAAAGATGAACCCGGAGGCGAGACAAGTGGCCGtatgggagcggctgcgaaACGAGGCGCGGCAGACAGACCAGCTCATTGATCAACAGCTTCGCaagctggaggtgctggcgcttTTCGATGAAGAAAAGATTATTGAaagcgcggccgcctcgtctTCTATGAAGGGCGTCGGCACTTCGAGCTCGGTGACCCCGGCGGTCCCTGGCTCGAGTTCCAGTCTTCTACACAGCAGTGGCACCAGCCCACCCCCAGCGTCCACGATGTCGTTTGAAGATGTGGAGTCTCAGTACCGCGGCGCCGATCGCGACATCGACGAGTTTCTCCATCGGCTAGAGCAAACTGTGCTGAGCATGGAGGACGCGTGCAGAGAGCTCGGCCCctcgtcagcagcagcgcgacacACCGAGCGCTTCCGAGGAATGCTGACTgagaagcagcaggcgcgtcgtcgtcttgcGACGGAGTTCCGACAGCGAAAGGATCGCTATGAGCTGGCTGCGTCGCGGCTAGCGGGCGACGCGCGACGGCGGGGTGGTCCTGTCGACGATGATGCTAGAGGCGGTGTGCGCATCCTCATGGACGAGCAAGTGGCCATTCAGCACACCTTGAACCGCGTGAATGGTCTGCTGGAGCAGGCGGAGGGCACGCGAGATCGACTGCgcatgcagcgcgagcggtTCAACCAAATAGGTGACAAGGTGCTGCACATTGCCGAGCACATTCCATTTGTGCAGAACCTTGTCCGCCGCATCGAcgtgcgacggcgacgcgaggtggtggtgttgggtACCGTCATCTCGTCTCTCATGTTcatgtttttctttttcctaTAGTGGCGTTATGTGCGCGTactcgcgtgcgtgcgtccacaggagttttttttttggacATGAACGGCGGACATGCACGTGTTGTGGTGTGTTGCTCTCGATTCCTGTTGCGTTTTTCGTTTGTTGTGATCTGGACGGCGACGCTCTTTTTGAACTCGGACGCCCCATACGatctcctctcttctccccctcctctctccttgctTCTGCATCGCGATACAGGTACGAAGAAGATTAGAGGCACTTCCACATGCCGCCCATCGACTCGCACGAGTGAAAAGGGAGTAGACGCTCACGATATCAGCAGGGGATAGGGGATGATGCACGTTTTCTGTGAGTGTGAGAGGGTCGACTTCCTTGTCTTATCTCTCCCCTCTTTACGTCTGGTGTGAGCGGCGACACTCCGCCGCACGTTTTTCTCTGTTCTGgtgcgtttgcgtgtgtgtgtgtgtgtggctggcCTCATCGTCAGTGGCCACGTCACGTGAGCACATCAGTAGCAGCCATGCGCTCGTGTTTCTCCATGCCAGCCTCCTgcctccaccacccccccttttcccctctcgctctcatcTGCTTTCTTCGCTTTGCACGGCCGCGCCCGCTTTCGCCACCAAGATGGTGCGAATgtgcgcactcacacaccCTTTGCGTTCGTGATTGAGCCCCGGCCTTTGCTTatcaccctcctcccctctcaccttccttttgtttttttttttctttttctttcagCCCTCCTTGCCGCTGTTCGTGCCTCTCGCCACCTCCGTTCACCTCTGTACTGTTGAGAGCAGTCGTTTGTGTTGGTTAGGGTACACTTGCGCCAAGGaggcacaaacacgcgcactcgtgcacacggacacacacacacacacactcacgcacactcacacgcataCCTCAGCACCCCCGTCGCACCTGCTCTCCTGCTCAACCccctttttgctttttttccTTGCGAAAGTGCAGCCTTTGCGGCTGTCAGTTCAAGCCTCAATACATTTTTTGCTGTGGTTTCTCCATTTtcctctgcccctccccctgccgGCCCGCTACTCTCTATCACTTCATTATTAGACCCCACTTCTCCTtcgcgtgtgtatgtgcgtggaTATTTtttccctccccttttccGCTGTGTCCTCCGTGATCACGCTTTCTTGCTCCCTTTGTACAACCAGCTACATCTACTAGATAATTGTCCCTTCTCACCCCACCTCAcatctccctcgctctcgcgcGCAAACCAGGCGTCTATACAcaggggcacacacacacacacacgcacgcgcacgcgcagataCGGAAAGGTAGGCACTTGCTCTTCTCGCTTCAACGACGTAGAGGAACCGTGTGGCATTGCCCATAGGCTTGAAGCCGAAGCtgggagaaagagaagagggtgcTCGTTGGGGAGCAAAGAAGCAGCCAAGACTACTGCTGATGAACCGTCCGCGGGACTTCAAGCGCAAGACGGCGCATCCACCGTCGCCGGCCTCCGCGGCGACAGTTGCAAGTGTGTCCCCTATTCCTGTTCGCGCACCCACCATGCGGGTGAGCTCTCTCGAAGGAGTTGATGGCAGTGAAACGCCGCAACAGAGGCAGCGGGCCGCAGAGAGTCTGGCTTCGCAGGGGCAGCACCAAGCCGAAGGTGTGGTGAAAGCCAAAAGCGATGCGCAAGCCACTGATATTtatggcagcagcgactcgtCCGTTCCCATGGTAGCTGCAGCTGACGCGTGTAGCCGCGCAAGCCGCGCCAGCCCGCTTTTATCCAGCTCTGAACCCGCTCTCTCATCAACCGCTCGGCTTGCATCGGTACCCGGAATATTTTCTTCTTGTTTGGCCTCTGCCGCGTTGCGGAAGACGAAGGTGTCGGAGGGGCACAGCTCTAACCAACCGCCAActtcgcagcagctgcggcagacTTTGAGGGCGCGTGCCACCGTTTTCCGACCACCTGTACGTGGAGGCGCGCACTCTCCGCGAGGAGGGGTCCCAAAAGTGTGCCCGCCGGCACCCCTCGcgagcggtgcggctgcagcacatgGACGCGTTGCTTCTGTGTCGACTTCAACTCCACCGCCGGCAAGCCCTGAGGCTCTCTCCGCGCACGAGGAACACGCCAGCGGTGTACCcgtgtcgcgcagcagccgtagTCGGCGCTCTTCAACCTCTGCGCTCCCGTTGTCACACACGTATTCGGGCGCGGAAGTGCAGGGTAGTAACACAAACGTCAttaccagcagcagcaccaacaaCCGCGGCTCGGCGCGCAGTCTGGGAAACGACACCGTCATCTCCACCGCCGTgggccggcagcggccgaaCATGGCGGCGGTTTTGctgccgacgcagcagctgctggagaacGGCTACTACTTGGCGTCCGACGAGAGCGCGAACTCGAGCTTCTCCGACACTCCGCgctcggcgcggcgcatcTCTCTGGGTAGCAGCTCCTCTCTGCGCACCACAACGCAGCGGCTGGACGTGAACAGTAGCGGCGCTGTTGGTGGGGGTCGGTCGGCCACGGTGGCTACTGGCGCCTCCCCAAGCGGTATCAACAGCCTTCGTGATAGCCGGGACCCCAACAGCTACAGCCGAGGAAACTGCAGTGACGACAACAGCGACATCATGTTCGAGGAGGAAAATGACCTCTGCAActtcgacgaggaggacgaggaacAGGCAGTGCTCACGTACATGGACTCTGGGGCAGAGGGGAACCTTCCGGGCCGGCCATCCTCATCGAATcgggcaccaccgccgccatcggcgcGCCAGGGGTTGCTGTCCGCGACGGGTGCAGGTGATGGGCCAAGCATCGACCCCAGCTCCCTCAGCGTGAGCGTCGAAGTCGGCGACACCGACTACGACATCGGCGAGGATCCGCCAAGCTGTATGTCTGTCAGCtcgccgccacagctgcatcgtcgcggcgcaccagcgctgcgCATCTCCGCCTGCTCAGTGCGCAgttcggcggcggctgatTGGCATGCCCCGACGATGGTGCGTCGGCCAACCAGCGTTAGCAAAGCaagcggcgcgccgtcgtTCCAGGCGGCGGTCACGCCAGCCAAGTTAACCACTGTCACTGCAGTGCCACGCATGCTGTCGCGGCAGCACTCGACTGCGACTGCAGCTACCTCTTCCCGGCCTACTCCACTCACCACTGCGGCTGTGCACACGCCGCTGACAGCCACGTCGTCGTCTCCACGCTTCGCGTCGTTCTCACCGAGCCTGCAGCTGTCGTCCAtgaacgaggaggagctccgCGAACGGGAGTGCAAGCAGCTTAGTCTCTACGAGGCGTTCTTTTTCAATCCAACTCGCAGTATGTGGCTCGTCGACGACCACGTCCTGGCCAAGGTTCTCGAGTATGTGCGGATAATGGGATACGAGCACCCCGCCTTGAAGCGCGACCGCCTCAAAGGTCAGCCCTCTctgtggagcagcagcagcgccatcgcctcccCTATCGCTCCAGCGAAGTCGAAGAAGAAGGCTGCCGGCCTGAGGAACGCGAActcgacagcgccgcagaACATGcacgcgtcgtcgtcgtctgccgctgccgaggccgTGGTGGAGGCTCTCGCACAGCCGGGCAGCGCCAACGCCTCACACACTCTGCcgactgctgctggcggctcTGCCGATTCCGCAGCGTTTGCGACCAAGCACTTCTGCTTGAAGGCTGGCAAGCCCCGCTGTGCTCGGCAGTACGTGAACAGGTCCACGGCGACTGCTGCGTCACATTTGTTTCTTACCTTCAGTGAGGCCATGCGGTGGATTGCGGAGCAGGAGTACGTTATCGGCactgtgctgctgtgctgcgcacgcTTTATCGGAGACCCGAACGCCGACGGGGCGGCGGTTcttggcgacggcgtggcggaCACTGCGCCGTGGCATCCACGCCgtgcactgctgcaacgcAGAAAGCCGTGCATCCCTCTGCGGTTCCACCCCATCCACTTCGCGGCCTCTCTCGTGTGCTCGCGGTTCCCACAGTGGGGTGGAATGTCCGCCTTCACCCGTGCCTGGGAGACGCAGATCCGCCTGGTCCTGGGaagcgcgtcgccgtcgcaccaACGCCTCTTCAAGCTCCCCGACGACGCCCTCTTGCTCAGCTCCGACTGTGAGGCGGGAAACCTGCACCGTGTGGAGCGCGCAGGGGAGCCGTACTCCTTTCTTATTTGGTTGGAGCCGGATTTGGGGAGCGACAAGCGGATTTGGTTCCGCTTCTCTGTGACAGGGGCGAAGGAGGGGCGCAGGCTGCGGTTTCGGCTCATGAACGCGGCACCACACGTGAAGTTGTACCGGCAGAACGGCATGATGCCCGTGTGGCGTGATGGGCTGAGCCAGCCGAACTGGGGGCCCGTGGACTCGTGCTCCTTCCGCACTACAAACCGGGACCTGGACGGCGAGGTGAGTTTCTCCATAAACCCGCGAAACTCTACCGAAACGATCCAGATCGCCTTCTGCGCCCCGTACACGTACGCCGACTTGCTCTGCCACGTGTGCCACTGGCACGCCCTTGTGAAGAGCAGCGGGTGTGACATGCGCTTCGAGGAGCGGGTGCTGTGTCGGAGTCCGGATGGGCGAAAGCTTCATTTGCTCATCGTGACcagccgcgtcggcggcgcaccagcgttGGCGGCGACCGAAGACAAGAGCACTTCGGACGCAGCGATTTCGGGCGGACGAGGGCACACTGGCGTGGGCGCGGAtggcgtggcggcagcaggtgCGGGCTCCTCCAGTGGCTGGACGTCCCCTGGCGTCGCGAGCCCCACGATGACGATCCCACCCGGGAAGGGCAAGGGCGGTGCCAcaaaggaggcggtgcgtggCCCGTACGCCAACTTCGCCTCTGGCAAAAAAGTCGTGCTCGTCAGTGGACGGGTGCACCCTGGCGAGGTGACGGCGTCGCACGGCGTCCACGGCCTCATTTCTTTCCTGCTCTCCAGCGACGTTCGCGCGAtccagctgcgcgagcactTCATATTCTTCATTGTGCCAATGCTCAACCCCGACGGCGTCAGCCGCGGTCATTCCCGCATGGACCAGTTCGGCAACAACCTCAACCGCTGCTACAACGACCCAGACGCGGAGACTCAGCCAACCGTgctcgcgctgcggcgcgtgttcgagcacctgcagcacacgTATCGCGAGCGCTTTATCATGTACCTCGACTTCCACTCCCACGCCTCGCAATCCAGCGGCTTTATGTTCGGCAACAACCTGCCCGTGTCTGTGCAGCACTGGAACCTCTTTTTTCCGCGCCTGGTGGAGCTGCACGTCCGTCATGTCTTCTCCTTTGCGCTCTGCCGCTTTGGCCGCGTGCACATGACAAGCAAGGATGGGGCCTCGCGGGTGCTGTTTGGCAGCAGTCTCATCCACAGCTACACGGTCGAACTGCCGCACTTCACGGACCGCCGCCTTTACGCGGACGAATACGCAGCCATGaacaacggcagcaacgTGCTCTTTGAGGTGACGTGGCCGCCGCTACACCAGACGTCAGGGCAGGCCGGCAGCGTTGACGTGAACGAGGACGGTGCGCAGGATGCTGAGAACGGCTCCGAAGGGAAGTGGCGCGGCGTGCGTCCGGCAGTCGGGGCTCGCGGCCTCTATAAACGGTCGAATATGTTGCTCGCCGGCCGCGGAAGGGCATGCCGGTCGAACCGTGAGAGCTCGTCAGCTCAGGCCAGGGATGGCTCCCCGCCCAAGAAGTCTTCCGGTGCCGCCCCGAGGAGCCAGGGGCATGCTAACTCGGCCGGCGTGGGCGAGCACTGTAGCGGTCAGTCCTCTGCAACTCAGATCGGCGGTACGAGGTTGGCGTCGTTTCTGCAGCCCatctccaccccctccatTCTTTGCCAGAGCGCGGAGGTGGGACAGGCGTGCCTgttggcgctgcgcgacTACTGCTCCATCGGTGCCCGTCCGTCGCCAGAGCTGACAATGTTCGGCGGCATGgacggcgtgctgcgtgATTCGAAGCGCCAAGTCAAGTTGGACTCGTCGAGGAAGTGCAAGAAGGCCCAGTCAGTCGCCACATACGCTGGGATAAACCCCATCTACAAGCAATACTAGCCTACCTCGCTGCTGAAAACCTTAGCAGTAGCTATTACGGTGCTCACACGGATTGTAGATCAGGGGTGCTAGGGTTGCCGCCCCAAGAAAACTCGACCCGTGCCTCGGAGGGAGTGCATCGGAATCAATGGCGTACACCGAAAGACGCATGCGGGCAGCGCGTGTCTTTCGATGCGTATGCGTGTCTTACCCGGCTTCCTTCTGGTTGGCTATTCGCTTTTCCCAGTGTTGGAGGTCGTCTCTCACTACCTTGATAGTGTCCCTGAGATGCCTACCTCTCATTGTGTGCCTGCGTAAGAGCAAAGTAAGTCACGACAGTGGCGAGACCTAGTGTAGGTGCTCTGTGTGCAGGTGTTCATGCGTTGCTTGTCATGAGTCACGGCTCTTGTCTCCGTCGCGAGAAAcgcagacgccgcagcactgGCGTCAGCGGTCGCCGCGCACAGAGTGGCATGCTAGTCATGCTTTCAGCTGTTTTGTGTGAGGCcgtgtgctgcgcctgcacgctGCGGCTCGCCACCGCTATCCTTTGCGTTCCTGCTCCTTGCGGACGCGTCAAAGGACGCGCCACCGACGATGcggcacatgcacgcgcacacaaggaTAGCTGAATTCCTTCCTGTACATGCCAGAGACGCACTTTTTTCACCTGCGCAGTCCTTCTTCTCCCCattctctttccctttctgCCACTCTCCGAGGCCATCCCCTTCCTCGTCAACGCGCAGGGAAAGTCCCTCAGCCACGCCACGCTTCCACGCGCAAACGCGTGCATCTCGTTTTCCACTCGCACAAGGACGTTTACGCGAGCGTGCTGCAACGCTCAACGAGACGTGTGACGATTACGTTCGCTCTTATTCAACGCCGCAAGAAACAGTCGGTGCGGGCATAACAGCGTCTCCAtctctgtctgcgtgtgtgcgtgttgggtggtgggggggggggcgcatCGTCCCGTCGTTATTTACCTGTCCTCCCCATAGAGCACCAGCaggccgtttttttttgtcttcttTGGGCTTTGCCCGCGACGCTCGCCGGTACACACCAAGTGAGCGACCTAAGAAGAGGAAAGCAGCGAACGTGTTTGCTTggctatttttttttgttctttaACCGCCATCTCGCTGCATAGACACCCATGAGCACATCCCTCGACCCGTCATTGGCGCACATGTCCGAGGCGGCCCAGCAGCAAGACGAGGCCCAGCGCCTCATgccggaagaggaggagagccaCGTACCGAAGGCAGAAGAAGGTGCATCGGAGCAGAGCAGCCAAGAagaggcgagcagcaccagcagcgacgaggacgaagAGGCCGAAGAAGCCGAAGACGGCGTGGAGGACGACGAAGACGCAACCTTCCAATTTGCCACGGATGAGGAAGCggaggcacagcgccagGCCGGCCTCGCCGCGTACAACGAAGGCCGCTACGAGGACGCGCTCGATGTGCAGTACCGCGTGGTGCGTCACTTCTCCAACAAGTATGGCTCCACTTCCGCCAAGTGCGGCAAGTACTTTCTCGACTACGGCCTCTCGCAGCTGCGTCTGCTACAGGGACAGACCACCGTGGACGACGTCCTGCAGCCCCGTGACGAGGACGCGCTCATGACGTGCTACGTGAACCTGGAGGTGGCTCGTGTGTGCTTCCAGAAGTTGGAGGACGAGGTCGGTGACGAGGATGTCGAGGTGGAGTTGGCGCTTGCCGAGGTGCACaatgcgctggcgcagctttCCTTAGAGAAGGAGGATTacgatgcggcgctgcgcgagtaCGAGGCGGAGCTGTTGCAGTACCGCTGCCTGCAAGACGCCGCtccagaggaggagaagctcaCCGTCGTCCCTGCCGGGCGGGTGATCGGCGTTCTCTACGGTATCGCCGACTGCTTCTTGAAGGAGAGCGACTTTGAAGGGGccgaggagcggctgcgggcCACGCTGGATGAGATCAAGCTGTACCCAGCCGGCACCATTGCCGCTAGCCTTGTTGCCGAGCTGGAAGACTTGCTGGCCGACGCGGTTGAGATGAAGGGCGGCAAGTTCCAGGAAATTCAGAACGCCATCAAGCAGCAGTTTGCTGCCGAGGCAGAGCAGATTCCTACCCCGCAAGAGTTCTTCTCAGTTGACAAGGACGGCAAgcaccccttcctctccgccgtcCCTGGTGGCGCCGGGGACGAGGTGGCAGAGAACTCGTACCTGTCCATGCCCATGTCCGCGAACGGGCAGGCTCTTGCCACGAATGAGCACAGCAATagtctctccgtctctcttttcccgccgcagggcagccgcagcggcaccccgACCGGCCCGTTGCAGCACGCCACGGTGCGCAAGAAGCAGAAGCGCACCGGCGACGATTCCCTCTCGAACGCGCAGCCGGAGAGCAAGAGGCTGCGTGCAGAATCGGCGTCTGCATAGATCTGCATCGAGGGTGGCAGTGAGAGAGTAAAGCGCTAGTGAAgggtgcgtgggtggcgaggagaggcgagggagaggggtggtgattggtggtggtggtaacGCATCAACCTGATGTGTTGATCAGGGGTAGGATACTTTTGCTGTGTGTTTTGTTTCAGCATCTTGCCCTTTTCTTTGCGGGAAGCTTCTCCTTCCACATTTGATCACTATAGAGCAACGTGAAAGGCCGAGCTCCCCATCCCAGCTCTCGCCGTCCCTGCGACTCTTTCTTAGTGGATTCCATAGACGCGGTTGGTGTAGGcaccgtgcgtgtgtctctctgcctATCTGGCTTCGCCTTTCTTGTCGCTCGTGCGCATTTTTCCGTCCCGTGGTGTGTCCGCGCGATTGAAGGGTGGTGGAGGACAGTGCGCATATATGTGAACGTGTTTGGTGGTTGCACGGTGGCAGATGTTGGCCGTCGGCTCATGAAGGGATAAGAGGAGGGCGAAAATATGCCAGCCGTGGCGGCACCGTGCACGCAGCATAAAACGGCATGCTGCGTCTACGGTGTTCTTGCCGGACTCTGTGCTTCCGCTTTTCAGTGTGTTTCGGTTTGTGGAGCCCTCCGTGCCACTCCTGCCTATTTTCTGTTCTCTCGACTCTGTCAGTCTGTATGTCTGTTCGGCGCCATCTATGAGCTGTAGTTTCTCCCTCATTTTATGCCAACTGGCAAGAGTTGGCCGCCACCCTTCACAAAGAGGCGGCTTCTTtggcgctgcgcagtcgAGTGTGCGGACGAGTACGATGTGCCACGGCACTAGCCgctgtctgccgccgcccgaGCACGGCTCCTCCTGCATCTCCTCGAAACGCATCCTCGGTGCTCtcagagaaaaggaaacagCCCTCTGGAGACGGGTGTGTCATGCGGCGTTCATCGTGTGCGGGACGCTGGGTTGCTCCCGGCCACATCTGCCATCCTCCCTAGGTAGCGCCTTTCCCTCCCCGCATCTCTGGTTCTCCACGCTTTTTCTCCGTTGCTCCTACGGGGTTGCACGCGCAACTCAACaacaacacgcacgcacgcacgcacgcacttaTGTATTTACCGCCGCCCACTCCTCcctgcagccgccaccgaggTGCGCATGGACACCTGCCTGCAGATTTGTTGATGAGCACGTGTTTCAGTTTCCTGCTTTGCGCAGGCGCTtctcacctcctccctttcctgTGCACTGTTCTTTCTCATGagcagcgatgccgctgcgaccTTGGAGGCCGAGGGAGACATGCTGCGAACCACCGGGTGTCGGCTCGTGTGCGGCTTCCTGTACGACAGTCACTGCCATCTACGCAGGGTGCCGCCGGGCGTTCCAGCGGTGTCCGTGTCACGCCCCGTTGCCAGCGTCAATTGTGCCGGCAGACAATGCGACGACGCGCGGTGCGGCGTGGCAGGTTTGGTGCTTTGCGGCACTCACCCCTCCATCGACTGGGACGCTGTTGCGCAGGCGTCCACGATGCGTGCGGCGACCTTGATAGGGTTTGGCGTACACCCCTGGTTTGTGCCAAACAAGGTTGGCGACGAGAATCCGGCATCTTCGCTTTTCCGAGAAAACTCGTCAGGTGagacctgctgctgccgcagccgcagcagcgctgaagcAAACGCAAATCGTGCTGCGTGTGGCGCAGCCGCCCAATCGCTCTCCGACATTCTCCGTCTCCTGGAGGagcgtctgcagcagcacccctcAGCGATTGTTGCAGAGATCGG
This genomic stretch from Leishmania donovani BPK282A1 complete genome, chromosome 36 harbors:
- a CDS encoding golgi SNARE protein-like protein, with amino-acid sequence MNPEARQVAVWERLRNEARQTDQLIDQQLRKLEVLALFDEEKIIESAAASSSMKGVGTSSSVTPAVPGSSSSLLHSSGTSPPPASTMSFEDVESQYRGADRDIDEFLHRLEQTVLSMEDACRELGPSSAAARHTERFRGMLTEKQQARRRLATEFRQRKDRYELAASRLAGDARRRGGPVDDDARGGVRILMDEQVAIQHTLNRVNGLLEQAEGTRDRLRMQRERFNQIGDKVLHIAEHIPFVQNLVRRIDVRRRREVVVLGTVISSLMFMFFFFL
- a CDS encoding zinc carboxypeptidase, putative translates to MNRPRDFKRKTAHPPSPASAATVASVSPIPVRAPTMRVSSLEGVDGSETPQQRQRAAESLASQGQHQAEGVVKAKSDAQATDIYGSSDSSVPMVAAADACSRASRASPLLSSSEPALSSTARLASVPGIFSSCLASAALRKTKVSEGHSSNQPPTSQQLRQTLRARATVFRPPVRGGAHSPRGGVPKVCPPAPLASGAAAAHGRVASVSTSTPPPASPEALSAHEEHASGVPVSRSSRSRRSSTSALPLSHTYSGAEVQGSNTNVITSSSTNNRGSARSLGNDTVISTAVGRQRPNMAAVLLPTQQLLENGYYLASDESANSSFSDTPRSARRISLGSSSSLRTTTQRLDVNSSGAVGGGRSATVATGASPSGINSLRDSRDPNSYSRGNCSDDNSDIMFEEENDLCNFDEEDEEQAVLTYMDSGAEGNLPGRPSSSNRAPPPPSARQGLLSATGAGDGPSIDPSSLSVSVEVGDTDYDIGEDPPSCMSVSSPPQLHRRGAPALRISACSVRSSAAADWHAPTMVRRPTSVSKASGAPSFQAAVTPAKLTTVTAVPRMLSRQHSTATAATSSRPTPLTTAAVHTPLTATSSSPRFASFSPSLQLSSMNEEELRERECKQLSLYEAFFFNPTRSMWLVDDHVLAKVLEYVRIMGYEHPALKRDRLKGQPSLWSSSSAIASPIAPAKSKKKAAGLRNANSTAPQNMHASSSSAAAEAVVEALAQPGSANASHTLPTAAGGSADSAAFATKHFCLKAGKPRCARQYVNRSTATAASHLFLTFSEAMRWIAEQEYVIGTVLLCCARFIGDPNADGAAVLGDGVADTAPWHPRRALLQRRKPCIPLRFHPIHFAASLVCSRFPQWGGMSAFTRAWETQIRLVLGSASPSHQRLFKLPDDALLLSSDCEAGNLHRVERAGEPYSFLIWLEPDLGSDKRIWFRFSVTGAKEGRRLRFRLMNAAPHVKLYRQNGMMPVWRDGLSQPNWGPVDSCSFRTTNRDLDGEVSFSINPRNSTETIQIAFCAPYTYADLLCHVCHWHALVKSSGCDMRFEERVLCRSPDGRKLHLLIVTSRVGGAPALAATEDKSTSDAAISGGRGHTGVGADGVAAAGAGSSSGWTSPGVASPTMTIPPGKGKGGATKEAVRGPYANFASGKKVVLVSGRVHPGEVTASHGVHGLISFLLSSDVRAIQLREHFIFFIVPMLNPDGVSRGHSRMDQFGNNLNRCYNDPDAETQPTVLALRRVFEHLQHTYRERFIMYLDFHSHASQSSGFMFGNNLPVSVQHWNLFFPRLVELHVRHVFSFALCRFGRVHMTSKDGASRVLFGSSLIHSYTVELPHFTDRRLYADEYAAMNNGSNVLFEVTWPPLHQTSGQAGSVDVNEDGAQDAENGSEGKWRGVRPAVGARGLYKRSNMLLAGRGRACRSNRESSSAQARDGSPPKKSSGAAPRSQGHANSAGVGEHCSGQSSATQIGGTRLASFLQPISTPSILCQSAEVGQACLLALRDYCSIGARPSPELTMFGGMDGVLRDSKRQVKLDSSRKCKKAQSVATYAGINPIYKQY